Below is a genomic region from Thunnus albacares chromosome 4, fThuAlb1.1, whole genome shotgun sequence.
TTTGTGGTTTCCTGTGAAGACTATAATTTTACACTCGAgatacacacactgatgttttcaaattcaaaacTCCACCTGAGcctaaaacattttcttgtaTCTTACTGAAACAGCAGGTAGGTAATAAAACAGCCAACACTGCATGAACAGAGCATTGATTTACTGTCCAAAACGCAGCAAACCCCAAATGTTTTGCTCAGCCTTGCTACGCTTCCACGTCACCGtccatctattttttttttctaccactCCATCCTTAAAAGTGCTGCAAGTCCTCCTCTTCACTGTTTGGAACAGTGTTGACTGCACACGCAGCTGGAAGCAGTCCCGAGCAGCGCCAGCAGAGTTATCCGACATGAGGCTGGGACTGGTGTGTTTCCTCAGCTTTGTGTGGCTGTCGGAGTGCGCGCCTCCGACCTGCTACTCTAGAGCGCTCGGCCTGAGCAAAGAAATAATGGATCTGCTGGACAAAATACACACCCTCAATCGTACGGTAAGAGCTCTTAGCTTTACTGCATCGTCGCCTTAAGCAGGAAGGGTTGTTTCAAGCACTTTCAGGCTACATTTTTATGACTCTAATGATAATGTTTGTTGTATTGGCAGAAAACATGTGCTGAGTTCCTTCCTACGATCTTCCTTGATGTGCATGTAAGTTTTCAACATCAGTGCAATGCATAACTTGTGGGGGGACACACAGGTGTGTTGGAAGTGGGTTTATTGAATCTCCTCGAAAATGCaaattgttgcatttttctctttttcacttaTAAACATTTTCACTCATTCAATTCCAGTCAGATGTTAGGAGTTAAGGAGTTAATCTGATGCAAAATTGACAAAGTAATCCTAGTTAGTTCACTCTCATCATGTACAGGAAgataatttaatgtaaaatgaatcaaatcactATCCTTTGTTCTTTGATTTGTGTGACAAAATGTTATCTGATGCATCCATGTCCCATTTGTATGTTTGAGGGTTTGTGAAATGATAAtgtatgaaatttaaaaaaaaaaaaaaaagaaaagaaaagaaaagtaaaatcaAGTGAGTTTACTTGACCTATTGAGTGTTAATACAGTCTGTATTGTCaggcaaaaagaaaataattaatgagGAATTGCAAATGATTCACTAGACGCTTGTGGTAAACAGTTGTTTTTATCTCTCTAGAACTCATGTGTCACAACCAAGCTCCGTGACTTTCTCTACCTGTTGCTGAACCATCCACACCAGCACTGCAGAGAGCGTCCAAGAATGGTGCTGTTGAAGCGTAAAGTCCAGAACTTGCACACGATCATCACAAGAATTTGTTACCGGGTGAGAacatctgcagtgttttttttttgaccttgAAGATCCTTGTTTTTGAGCTCAAGAGTGATTCGATCACATGTCTTTGTTTATTTGGCAGGACCTGGTTTTTTTCACAAATGACTGCGAGGCTATTGATACTGGACACAGCAGACCTCACTACGCTGAGGACAGACTTCAGCTTCTGCAAGAGGAGAGATGAGCAACACGAGAGAAGAGTCAGCAGATGTACAGCGGCCTGtaacattcataaaaaaactgCAGTATGTAGAATGGTAAAGCATGTACTATAAACACAACAGCCTGCAGTGTATTACATTGCTTGTTTCATGTCCTACCTAGTTGGGTGCGTGTGTTAGCTGCAGACTCATGTTAGTGGACATGTGTGGTTACATTCCAGCAAGGACTGCAGAACTTTCCACAGGAAATTTGCTGAATGCCAACCATGCCGATGGAAACCTTGAAATAATAAAGCAATAAGAGATGCTTGTGAGTCGGGCTTAACTGCTGCTTACTTACCAGGGCTGATCAAAGGTTCATGTGTCATTAAGAGAAATATGTCATGTTGCCATAACCCTCGGACTGACTAACATGTCTTAAAGGAGCATTATACAGCATTTAGTAAACATTTGAAGGGTTGAACATGGTGGTTGAGAATGTTATGTAAGGAATAGATGTCCTAAGCATTGCTTTCTCAcagctgtacagtatgttcctTTATGCATTTCTTGCATCCaatctatttttagttttgtttcatCTCAAGTTACCACAGTGCTGCTGCTTGTACTCAAATACAAGTCAATGTTTTCATGACCTTAAATAAATGGATATAAAATAATGGAGCTCTCACTGCCATAGAGACATTagaaacattcatattttttgtagTTTACCGGGCATTCTTTATATGTACTTAA
It encodes:
- the LOC122980625 gene encoding cytokine-like protein 1, translated to MRLGLVCFLSFVWLSECAPPTCYSRALGLSKEIMDLLDKIHTLNRTKTCAEFLPTIFLDVHNSCVTTKLRDFLYLLLNHPHQHCRERPRMVLLKRKVQNLHTIITRICYRDLVFFTNDCEAIDTGHSRPHYAEDRLQLLQEER